The following coding sequences lie in one Lolium perenne isolate Kyuss_39 chromosome 2, Kyuss_2.0, whole genome shotgun sequence genomic window:
- the LOC127336742 gene encoding beta-fructofuranosidase, insoluble isoenzyme 7, giving the protein MAGLRLAACAVLLCLLISPTAALRWLADPAPESNAAAGHDSFRTAYHFQPAENWQNGPMYYKGVYHFFYQHNPFRATWGNGNLSWGHSVSVDLINWSALENAMDPDSSFDINGCWSGSATFLADGTPAFLYTGIDANNNQVQNVAFPKNASDPLLREWVKPSYNPVIALPDDVVHDNFRDPSTAWIGRDGLWRVAVSAGLKDGTGSTLVYRSKDFRHWERNAEPLYSSGVTGMVECPDLFPVAGPGDQNGLDYTPSNSAAVRHVLKQSVMVTLSDYYVLGRYDDAADTFSPVEADNDCRTWQRFDYGHVYASKSFYDAGKNRRVLWSWANESDPEADYLARGWAGVQTVPRRIWLSNDGKQLLQWPIEEIETLRKTRVGLLGAEMNAGGMNEIIGVAGMQADVEVVFEVPSLEGAENVDPNQLLDPQRLCGEKGASVLGGVGPFGLLVLASGDLQEHTSVFFRVFRHEGKYKVLMCTDLRRSTTRADVYKPPYGGFVDIDIEKERSISLRTLVDHSVVESYGGGGRTVITARAYPEHVATANSRLFMFNNGTGAVKVSKLDAWELAPAKVNLPGDGLITAASSMHLRQAY; this is encoded by the exons ATGGCGGGTCTCCGTCTCGCCGCGTGCGCCGTGCTCCTCTGCCTCCTCATCTCCCCGACCGCTGCCCTCCGATGGCTCGCCGACCCCGCGCCGGAGAGCAACGCCGCCGCCGGCCACGATAGCTTCCGGACCGCCTACCACTTCCAGCCCGCCGAGAACTGGCAGAACG GGCCGATGTATTACAAGGGCGTGTACCACTTCTTCTACCAGCATAACCCGTTCCGGGCCACCTGGGGCAACGGCAACCTCTCCTGGGGTCACTCCGTCTCCGTCGACCTCATAAACTGGTCCGCCCTCGAGAATGCGATGGACCCGGACTCTTCCTTCGACATCAATGGCTGCTGGTCCGGCTCCGCCACCTTCCTCGCTGACGGCACCCCGGCCTTCCTCTACACTGGCATCGACGCCAACAACAACCAGGTCCAGAACGTTGCTTTCCCCAAGAACGCCTCTGACCCGCTCCTCCGCGAGTGGGTGAAGCCCAGCTACAACCCCGTCATCGCACTCCCCGACGACGTCGTACATGACAACTTCCGGGACCCCTCCACGGCGTGGATCGGCCGGGACGGCCTCTGGCGCGTCGCCGTCTCCGCAGGGCTCAAGGACGGCACGGGGTCCACGCTGGTCTACCGCAGCAAGGACTTCCGGCACTGGGAGCGGAATGCCGAGCCGCTCTACTCGTCGGGCGTCACCGGCATGGTGGAGTGCCCGGACTTGTTCCCCGTGGCGGGGCCCGGCGACCAGAACGGACTCGACTACACGCCCTCGAACAGCGCCGCGGTGAGGCACGTGCTGAAGCAGAGCGTGATGGTCACGCTCAGCGACTACTACGTGTTGGGGCGGTACGACGACGCTGCAGACACCTTCTCGCCGGTGGAGGCGGACAACGACTGCCGGACTTGGCAGCGCTTCGACTACGGCCACGTCTACGCGTCCAAGTCCTTCTACGACGCGGGCAAGAACCGGCGTGTGCTCTGGAGCTGGGCCAACGAGTCCGACCCCGAGGCCGACTACCTCGCCAGGGGCTGGGCTGGCGTCCAGACGGTCCCGAggaggatctggctttccaacgACGGGAAGCAGCTGCTGCAGTGGCCGATCGAGGAGATCGAGACTCTGAGGAAGACGCGGGTCGGGCTTCTGGGAGCGGAGATGAATGCCGGTGGCATGAATGAGATCATCGGCGTCGCTGGCATGCAGGCGGATGTGGAGGTGGTCTTCGAGGTTCCATCACTGGAGGGCGCAGAGAACGTCGACCCCAACCAGCTATTGGATCCGCAGAGGCTGTGCGGCGAGAAGGGCGCGTCCGTGCTAGGCGGCGTCGGCCCGTTCGGGCTGCTCGTCCTTGCCTCCGGTGACCTCCAGGAGCACACGTCCGTCTTCTTCAGAGTGTTCAGGCACGAGGGCAAGTACAAGGTTCTCATGTGCACCGACCTCAGAAG ATCGACCACGAGAGCCGACGTGTACAAGCCGCCCTACGGAGGGTTCGTGGACATCGACATCGAGAAGGAGAGGAGCATATCGCTTAGGACACTG GTTGACCACTCGGTGGTGGAGagctacggcggcggcggccggacgGTCATCACGGCGCGGGCGTACCCGGAGCACGTGGCCACGGCCAACAGCCGCCTCTTCATGTTCAACAACGGCACCGGCGCCGTGAAGGTGTCCAAGCTCGATGCCTGGGAGCTGGCGCCGGCAAAAGTGAACCTCCCGGGTGACGGGCTCATCACCGCCGCCTCCTCGATGCACCTACGCCAAGCCTATTAA